One genomic window of Arachis stenosperma cultivar V10309 chromosome 10, arast.V10309.gnm1.PFL2, whole genome shotgun sequence includes the following:
- the LOC130954631 gene encoding thioredoxin domain-containing protein PLP3B-like, translating into MDPNAVKSTLSNLAFGNVMAAAARDYQKELLAQEKVQASSSSNQEVDLDDLMDDPELEKLHADRIAALKKEAEKRQEWKKKGHGEYREITEGDFLAEVTGSEKVICHFYHKEFYRCKIIDKHLKSLSSKHIDTKFIKLDAENAPFFVAKLAIKTLPCVILFRQGVAGDRLIGFQDLGGKDDFSTRTLEALLIKKGIIDEKKYEDDENDGYDENTRRAVRSSVVADSDSD; encoded by the exons ATGGATCCGAACGCAGTAAAGTCCACTTTGTCAAATCTTGCCTTTGGAAACGTAATGGCTGCAGCTGCCCGTGATTATCAGAAG GAATTGCTTGCACAAGAGAAGGTGCAGGCATCGAGTTCTTCTAACCAGGAGGTTGACCTTGATGATTTAATGGAT GATCCTGAGTTGGAAAAATTGCATGCAGATAGGATTGCAGCTCTTAAG AAAGAAGCAGAGAAACGGCAGGAATGGAAGAAGAAAGGTCATGGGGAGTACAGGGAGATAACTGAAGGGGATTTCTTAGCTGAAGTCACCGGAAGTGAAAAAGTGATTTGTCATTTCTACCATAAGGAGTTCTATCGGTGCAA GATAATTGATAAGCATCTAAAGTCCCTTTCATCAAAGCATATAGATACGAAGTTCATCAAGCTTGATGCAGAG AATGCACCATTCTTCGTTGCAAAACTGGCAATAAAGACTTTGCCTTGTGTCATACTGTTCAG GCAAGGAGTTGCCGGAGATAGATTGATAGGATTTCAAGATTTGGGAGGGAAAGATGATTTTTCCACAAGAACACTCGAAGCTCTGCTCATAAAGAAAG GCATAATTGATGAGAAGAAATATGAGGATGATGAAAATGATGGATATGATGAAAATACGCGCAGAGCAGTCAGATCATCGGTCGTTGCTGATTCAGATTCTGATTAA
- the LOC130956937 gene encoding uncharacterized protein LOC130956937, whose product MRRGDDETSSIGTRIILPSSFTRGRRYRFNRYQDAMAICKHYFGYPDLFLTITYNPNWPEFQRFTERERISIADRVDISCRVFHAKLKCLLSDLKEGVFFGPLNAGMYTIEFQKRGLPHAHMLLWLNGESNLQSVEIVDEFICAELPNPQKFPSIYNVVTKYMIHGPYGRLRPSSPCMKDGKCSKFYPKRFVDKTSFDDDGYPIYRRRNMGITVKINDVDIDNRFVMPYNPLLLMKYQAHINLEFCNKSNIIKYLFKYVNKGSDRVTATVGETYDVGESSQVVDEIKQYYDCRYLSPFESIWRIFTYDIHQRWPSIQRLTFHLPNQQHVIFDDADSTTHVYLRNKDLLTMFTGWMMANRRFPEGRSLTYVEYPGKFRGCTSFRSIRTVNGVTYDTFQEACSAMRFLIDDKEYVSAIKEVTELASATQLRRLFVMLLLSGSMGRPLSVWEQTWAYLSNDILYRRRHEL is encoded by the exons ATGCGTCGTGGCGATGATGAGACTTCTTCAATTGGGACACGAATTATTTTGCCTTCTTCCTTCACTAGAGGTAGACGTTATAGGTTTAACCGTTATCAGGATGCTATGGCAATTTGTAAACATTATTTTGGCTATCCAGATTTATTCCTCACTATTACGTATAATCCAAATTGGCCTGAATTTCAGCGATTCACAGAGCGAGAGCGAATTTCCATTGCTGATCGTGTTGATATCTCTTGTCGTGTCTTTCATGCCAAGTTGAAGTGCCTCCTTAGTGATCTCAAGGAAGGTGTGTTTTTTGGTCCACTTAATGCAG gtATGTATACTATTGAGTTCCAAAAAAGAGGTCTACCGCATGCACACATGTTACTCTGGCTTAACGGGGAAAGCAACTTACAAAGTGTTGAAATTGTTGATGAATTCATCTGTGCCGAGCTACCCAATCCCCAGAAATTTCCATCTATTTATAATGTCGTCACCAAGTACATGATCCATGGTCCCTACGGTCGACTTAGACCGAGTTCTCCTTGCATGAAAGATGGTAAGTGCTCAAAATTTTATCCGAAAAGATTCGTTGACAAAACGAGCTTTGATGATGATGGCTATCCAATATATAGACGTCGTAATATGGGTATCACAGTGAAGATCAACGATGTCGATATTGACAACAGATTTGTTATGCCTTATAATCCACTGTTGTTAATGAAATATCAAGCTCACATAAATCTCGAGTTCTGTAACAAGTCAAACATCATTAAGTATCTTTTTAAGTATGTTAATAAGGGTTCGGATCGGGTGACTGCAACTGTTGGAGAAACATATGATGTTGGTGAATCTTCTCAGGTGGTTGATGAGATCAAACAGTATTACGATTGTCGTTATTTGTCACCGTTTGAATCCATATGGAGAATTTTTACTTATGATATTCATCAAAGATGGCCGTCGATACAGAGGTTGACTTTTCACTTGCCGAACCAGCAACATGTTATATTCGATGATGCTGATAGCACTACTCATGTTTATTTGCGCAACAAAGATTTGCTGACGATGTTTACGGGTTGGATGATGGCCAACAGACGGTTCCCGGAGGGGCGGTCTCTAACATATGTTGAATATCCAGGCAAATTT AGAGGTTGTACCAGTTTTCGAAGTATAAGAACCGTGAATGGTGTGACTTATGATACATTTCAAGAGGCATGTTCCGCCATGAGATTCTTGATAGATGATAAGGAGTATGTTTCTGCTATTAAGGAAGTCACCGAGTTAGCATCAGCTACACAGCTAAGGAGGCTTTTTGTGATGTTGTTGCTATCTGGTTCCATGGGAAGACCTTTGTCAGTTTGGGAGCAAACTTGGGCTTATTTATCTAATGATATTCTTTACCGCAGAAGACATGAGTTGTAA